The following nucleotide sequence is from Devosia salina.
GTTTCCGGCAAGCGTCCCCCGAACAACAGGCTGGCCCCCAGGCTGGTTCCGGTTGCGTCGCCCGAGGCCAGCACCGGGACGCCGGACAGCCGTGCCAGCGCCGCGCCGAACAGGCGATTGCGTGCCAGCGGCCCCTCGAGCGTGATGCTGTGGCCCAGCCCGCAGAGGTCGAGGCAGGCCCGGGCCACCAGCGCCAGGTAGAGCGAGGCCGCAGCGGTCCGCTGGGCGGCGCTCAGCGTCCCCGGATCAATTGTCCATCGCCCGTCGCGGTCGCCGAACGGGCCGACGCCCGGCGCGAAGCTGGGCAATACCTGCACGTCCTGGGCGATGACATGCGCGATATCGGCCGGGCCAGGCTCGGCGATAACCGGCACCAGGGTGTCGAATTCGCGTCCACCCATGAACCGGGCGGTCGGCACCGGGCGGCCGAAGGCGTCGACATTGGCGAGGCTGTCGCGCTTGGGGTCGAGTGCCCCGGTATCACCCCCCACTGTCATCAGGATGGTCCAGGTGCCGGTCGAAACGATGGTGAACGGCGCCTCGTGCCGCCCAAGATGGGGCAGCAGCGACGCATTGGAATCGTGGATGCCACAGGTCACCGGCGTGCTGGCGGGCAGGCCGGTTTCCGCCGCGACTGCGGGCAGCAATGTTCCGATGACCGAGGCGGCGGGGCGCACGGGCGGGAACAGGCTCCGCCATCCCAGCGCATCCACCATGCTTGAAAAGTCCGCCCGGTCCGGCGCCCAGAGGTCGGTATGGCAGCCCAGCGAGGTGACCTCGCTGGCAAGCTGGCCCGTCAGCCGCCACGCCCAATATTGTGGATAGGGCACGATTGCCGTGACCCGGCCGAACGCTTCGGGGAACCGCTGCGATTGCCAGAAGAGCTGCGCACCCCAGTTGAGCCCGTTCGGCAGGCGCGGCGACAGCGTCTCGGCAAATTCCGGACGCACCCGGCCATAGGTCGCGCCGGTTTCCTCAGGGCCATCGAATTCATAGTCGAGCACCGGCAGCGCCAGCGCATCCCCGGCGAGCAGGGCGCCGGTGGCCCCATGGGTGGTGATTGAAATCCCCCCGATGCCATGGGCAGCGTGGAAGCGGCGCAGGCAGCCACAAATGAACTGCCACAGACGCTCCACATCGGCATGGGGATAGGGGCCGTCGGCGAGGACGCTGTTGGGCGTGCCTTCGGCCGCCAGCTGCGCGCGTGTCACGCTGTCGATCAGCACCACCTTGGCATTGGTCTTGCCGATATCGATGACAGCGACGGTTTGCGGTGCGGAATTGGTCATGGCCGGCCCGGAGAGGTGAGGTCTGACGGCCTTTAGCCCATTTCACCCCGCCGCGCCACCACTGACATGTTAGTTGCTATTTGACGATCAGCACCGGCAGGTCGGTATGCGCCAGCACCTCGGCCGCCTGGCTGCCGAGCAGCAGCCGCCCAAGGCCGCGCCGGCCATGCGATCCCATCACCACCAGGTCTGCCTTGATCTCCTTGGCGGCCTGCAAAATTCCCTCTGCCGCCGGGCTGTTGGCAATATGAATGCCTGTCACGGATGCCCCGGCCGTCTTCGCGGCGGCCTCTGCATCGGCCAGGATGCCCTTGGCCGACTCGGCCTTGGCCTTCTCCAGGTCAGCAATGATCGAGCTGGTATCGACCATCATGATTTCCGCCCCCGGTGCCAGCACGATGGACGGCTCCGTCACGGTCACCGCCGTCACCTTGCCGCCGGTCTTGGCCGCAAGCCCCAGCGCATGCCGGAGCGCCTTCGTGCTCAATTCCGAACCGTCGACTGCGCAGACAATATTGGAATACATGGCGAACTCCTTTGCCCCTTGATTGTACTTGCACCCTAGAACAATGCATCGCACCGCGCTTTGATCCAGATCAGACTGGTTGATCATGGGCACGAGGCGTCCTATCTCGGGGCGATGACTAGGGCACCTCGATACGAAACCATGCCGATCCCGCCCGATGGCTATGTGGTTCTCGCACTTGCCGTCGCAGTCCTGCTTGAGGCGGTGCTGCCCCTGCCCATCTTGCCGCCGGCGGCATGGTGGGGACCGCTGGTTCCCATTGCCTTGGTTCCGGCAATCGCCGGCCTGGCACTCGAGGTTGCGGCGGCCCGGGCCCTGGCGGGCAGCGGCACCTCCACGCGGCCCAACGATGCACCCGCGGCGCTGGTGACGGACGGCGTCTTCCGCTGGTCTCGCAATCCCTTCTATTGCGGTATTCTGTTGCTGGTGGCCGGAATCATGATCGCGGCCAGCCTCGATTGGGGCATGATAGTGCTGCCATTCACGTGGCTGGCACTTGACCGCCTGGTCATTCCGGTAGAGGAACGCCGCCTTGAGCGCGCCTTCGGGCAAACCTATCTGGACTACACGGCCAGGACGCGCCGCTGGATCTGACGCGAACGACGGAGCACCGCGCCCCTTGCTGCAGGCGAAACCGGACATTGCCACACCGCTGGAGCGCGCCCGCCGCTTCTCCGTGGCCCCCATGATGGACTGGACGGACCGGCATTGCCGCTTCCTCCATCGCCTGCTGACGCGCCAAAGCCTGCTCTTCACCGAAATGGTCAATTCCGGCGCCATCGTCCATGGCGACGCCGAGCGACACCTGCGTTTCGACGCCGTCGAGCATCCGGTAGCGCTGCAATTGGGCGGCTCGGACCCGGCGGAACTGGCAGAGGCCTGCCGGATTGCCGAAACCTTCGGCTATGACGAGATCAACCTCAATGTCGGCTGCCCCTCCGACCGGGTGCAGTCCGGGCGCTTCGGCGCCTGCCTGATGGCCGAGCCGGAGCTGGTGGCCGAATGCGTCCGCGCCATGCGCGATGCGACCGACCGGCCGGTGACAGTCAAATGCCGCATCGGCATTGACGATCAGGACACCGAGCAGAGCCTCGACCGCTTTGCCGATGCCATGGTCGCGGCCGGCGTCGCGGCGCTCTATCTGCATGCCCGCAAGGCCTGGCTGCAGGGCTTGAGCCCCAAGGAAAACCGCACCATTCCGCCGCTCGATTATCCGCGCGTCTATCGGCTGGGCGCCAGGCTGGCGCCATTGCCCACCATGATCAATGGCGGTATCGACACGCTGGACCAGGCGGCCGGACACCTTGAGCACATGGATGGCGTCATGCTGGGCCGCGCCGCCTACCACAATCCCCTGCTGCTCGCCGAAGTGGACGCCCGCTTCTTTGGCGACACCCGCACCATACCGGATCTGGCCGGCATCATGGGCACCATGGCCGATTACGCCGAGACCCAGCGCGGCCAGGGCACAAGGCTCAACGCCATCGCGCGCCATATGCTCGGCCTTGCCAATGGCCGCCCCGGCGCGCGCCAGTTCCGCCAGATCATGAGTGTCGATGCCTGCCGCCCGGGCGCCGGGCCCGAGGTGTTCATGCGCGCTCTGGCGGTGGTGGAAGACCGGGCCCTGGCCGACGCCGGCTAATCGACCAGTTCCAGGGAATTCTGCGTGACGCTGTAGCGGCTGAGCGTTTCAAGGAAAGTCATGCCCAGAAGGCTGGTGTCCAGCGCGCCGTCCTGGGTAACGAAGGCCGTCAGGTTGCGCCGCACGATGCCGCCCACCTCGATGCTGTCGAGCCGCGTTCGCGCCGCCATTCCCTGGCCATTGGCGGTCGACACCGGCACGACGTAACGCAGCCCCTCGACATTGACCCCCGCCGCAATGGCGTCGTCAATTGTCAGCACCACGGCGCTGGCGCCAGTATCGAAGACCATCGGGGTCGTATGCCCATTGATCGTGGCATTGACCTCGAAATGCCCGCTCATGCCGCGGCGGAAGGTGGCCGTGCCCGCATTGGCATCGACCAGCGCCACGCCGGGTTGCAGCTCGCCTGCCACTCGTCCCATGACCCCCAGCAATTCGTCGCGATAGGCATAGGTCACCATGGCCACGCCAAACAGCCCACCCCAGAGCAGCACACCGCCCACCAGTTCAGAGGCGCGATGGCGCCGGGTAAACAGGCCGCCGGCAAAGATCACCAGCAAGACCACGAGCGGCACCAATTGGGCGGTCTGCATCTGCGTGAGGCCGATCAGGCTGCCCGCATCGGCGCTGATCATCAGGACGAGGCCGGCAGCGATGACCAGGGCAATGCCGATAAAGATCATGCTGTGCTTGCCCTTCCTGTCCACGCCTCTTCGATAATGGGTGTCGGCGCGGCGATTTCAAGGCGAGAGGACGCCCGTTCAGGCAAAGACCAGCAGCACGGCCAGCGCCGCGACCTCGCCCAGTCCCGCAGCAGCCCCGATCAGATCTCCGGTCTGACCTCCCACCAGGCGTCGGCAAAGCCCCGTCCAGCCCAGCGCCACGAGCGCCACCACCACCACCGCCAGGATAACGCCCATGAGGCTCGATGCGGGCGCGCCGATCACGAAGACCAGCAATGCAGCCAGTGCCGCGCCGATGGCAAAGCGCGAGAGGGGCAGGGCACCCGCGCTTGCCGAGGCACCATCGGCCCGGGCGGGCGGGAGCGCCACGGCGACCCAGAGCGCACCGGATCGGCCGGCAATATTGGCCGCAAGCCACAATCCCGCTGCCGCCAGCGGGTTGATGGTGGCGACGCTGCCAATGGCCGTCACCCGCAACACCAGGAACAGGCAAAGCGCCGCCACGCCATAAGTGCCATGGCGGCTATCCTTGAGAATTTCCAGTCGGCGCTCACGCGTGGCCCCACCGAACAGGCCATCTGCGGCGTCTGCCAGCGAATCTTCCATCATGCCGCCGCCGATCAGCACCATTGCACCGACGGCAAGGGCGGAAGCAAAATAGCCGGGCAGGCCGAGCCAGACGCCGCCGAGCAGCAGAATCGGCCCAATGCCCATCACCACCGAAGCAAACGGCAGGGCCATGGCAATGCGCCCCAGATCGGGCTGCTCATGCGGCGAGTCGCCGGTGGGCAGGCGCGAAAAGAAGCGCAGCGCCATCACCAGATCG
It contains:
- a CDS encoding FGGY-family carbohydrate kinase: MTNSAPQTVAVIDIGKTNAKVVLIDSVTRAQLAAEGTPNSVLADGPYPHADVERLWQFICGCLRRFHAAHGIGGISITTHGATGALLAGDALALPVLDYEFDGPEETGATYGRVRPEFAETLSPRLPNGLNWGAQLFWQSQRFPEAFGRVTAIVPYPQYWAWRLTGQLASEVTSLGCHTDLWAPDRADFSSMVDALGWRSLFPPVRPAASVIGTLLPAVAAETGLPASTPVTCGIHDSNASLLPHLGRHEAPFTIVSTGTWTILMTVGGDTGALDPKRDSLANVDAFGRPVPTARFMGGREFDTLVPVIAEPGPADIAHVIAQDVQVLPSFAPGVGPFGDRDGRWTIDPGTLSAAQRTAAASLYLALVARACLDLCGLGHSITLEGPLARNRLFGAALARLSGVPVLASGDATGTSLGASLLFGGRLPETDGSHAIAPLQVDGFDAYVDRWQARVSER
- a CDS encoding universal stress protein is translated as MINQSDLDQSAVRCIVLGCKYNQGAKEFAMYSNIVCAVDGSELSTKALRHALGLAAKTGGKVTAVTVTEPSIVLAPGAEIMMVDTSSIIADLEKAKAESAKGILADAEAAAKTAGASVTGIHIANSPAAEGILQAAKEIKADLVVMGSHGRRGLGRLLLGSQAAEVLAHTDLPVLIVK
- a CDS encoding methyltransferase family protein, with protein sequence MPIPPDGYVVLALAVAVLLEAVLPLPILPPAAWWGPLVPIALVPAIAGLALEVAAARALAGSGTSTRPNDAPAALVTDGVFRWSRNPFYCGILLLVAGIMIAASLDWGMIVLPFTWLALDRLVIPVEERRLERAFGQTYLDYTARTRRWI
- the dusA gene encoding tRNA dihydrouridine(20/20a) synthase DusA, producing MLQAKPDIATPLERARRFSVAPMMDWTDRHCRFLHRLLTRQSLLFTEMVNSGAIVHGDAERHLRFDAVEHPVALQLGGSDPAELAEACRIAETFGYDEINLNVGCPSDRVQSGRFGACLMAEPELVAECVRAMRDATDRPVTVKCRIGIDDQDTEQSLDRFADAMVAAGVAALYLHARKAWLQGLSPKENRTIPPLDYPRVYRLGARLAPLPTMINGGIDTLDQAAGHLEHMDGVMLGRAAYHNPLLLAEVDARFFGDTRTIPDLAGIMGTMADYAETQRGQGTRLNAIARHMLGLANGRPGARQFRQIMSVDACRPGAGPEVFMRALAVVEDRALADAG
- a CDS encoding retropepsin-like aspartic protease family protein, encoding MIFIGIALVIAAGLVLMISADAGSLIGLTQMQTAQLVPLVVLLVIFAGGLFTRRHRASELVGGVLLWGGLFGVAMVTYAYRDELLGVMGRVAGELQPGVALVDANAGTATFRRGMSGHFEVNATINGHTTPMVFDTGASAVVLTIDDAIAAGVNVEGLRYVVPVSTANGQGMAARTRLDSIEVGGIVRRNLTAFVTQDGALDTSLLGMTFLETLSRYSVTQNSLELVD
- a CDS encoding adenosylcobinamide-GDP ribazoletransferase, with product MTDGAPETGTGDHIDADSREAYRPDPVRGGLGLKDDLVMALRFFSRLPTGDSPHEQPDLGRIAMALPFASVVMGIGPILLLGGVWLGLPGYFASALAVGAMVLIGGGMMEDSLADAADGLFGGATRERRLEILKDSRHGTYGVAALCLFLVLRVTAIGSVATINPLAAAGLWLAANIAGRSGALWVAVALPPARADGASASAGALPLSRFAIGAALAALLVFVIGAPASSLMGVILAVVVVALVALGWTGLCRRLVGGQTGDLIGAAAGLGEVAALAVLLVFA